Proteins encoded together in one Urocitellus parryii isolate mUroPar1 chromosome 3, mUroPar1.hap1, whole genome shotgun sequence window:
- the Htr5a gene encoding 5-hydroxytryptamine receptor 5A: MDLPVNLTFSLSTASFLEPNRSLGAENLRPSPPLPSVFGVLVLTLLGFLVVATFSWNLLVLATILRVRTFHRVPHNLVASMAISDVLVAALVMPLSLVHELSGRRWQLGRRLCQLWIACDVLCCTASIWNVTAIALDRYWSITRHLEYTLRARKRISKVMIMLTWALSAVISLAPLLFGWGETYSEHSEECQVSREPSYTIFSTVGAFYLPLCVVLFVYWKIYKASKFRGGSRKTNRVSPEPEVVEAKNSAQQPQMAFTVRRATVTFQTEGDTWREQKEQRAALMVGILIGVFLLCWIPFFVTELVSPLCSWDVPAAWKSVFLWLGYSNSFFNPLIYTAFNKNYSSAFKSFFSRQH, translated from the exons ATGGATTTGCCTGTGAACTTGACCTTTTCCCTCTCCACTGCCTCCTTTCTGGAGCCCAACCGCAGTCTTGGTGCGGAAAACCTGCGCCCCAGCCCACCCCTCCCCTCGGTCTTTGGAGTGCTGGTTCTGACCCTGCTAGGCTTTCTGGTAGTGGCCACGTTCTCCTGGAACCTGCTGGTGCTAGCGACTATCCTCCGAGTGCGCACTTTCCACCGTGTGCCACACAACCTGGTGGCTTCCATGGCCATCTCGGACGTGCTGGTGGCCGCGCTGGTCATGCCGCTGAGTCTGGTGCATGAGCTGTCGGGGCGCCGCTGGCAGCTGGGCCGACGTCTATGCCAGTTGTGGATTGCGTGCGACGTGCTTTGCTGCACAGCCAGCATCTGGAATGTGACGGCCATAGCCCTGGACCGCTACTGGTCCATCACGCGCCACCTGGAGTACACGCTCCGCGCCCGCAAGCGCATCTCCAAAGTGATGATCATGCTTACCTGGGCACTCTCGGCTGTCATCTCTCTGGCCCCGCTGCTTTTCGGCTGGGGGGAGACATATTCTGAACACAGTGAGGAGTGCCAGGTCAGCCGTGAGCCCTCCTACACCATCTTCTCCACCGTGGGCGCCTTCTACTTGCCGCTGTGCGTGGTGCTCTTCGTCTACTGGAAGATCTACAAGGCCTCCAAGTTCCGCGGGGGCTCCAGGAAGACCAACAGAGTCTCACCTGAACCTGAAGTTGTGGAG GCGAAGAACTCTGCTCAGCAGCCCCAAATGGCGTTCACGGTCCGCCGAGCCACCGTCACCTTCCAGACAGAAGGAGACACGTGGCGGGAGCAGAAGGAGCAGAGGGCGGCCCTCATGGTGGGCATCCTCATCGGGGTGTTCCTGCTCTGCTGGATCCCCTTCTTTGTCACCGAGCTCGTCAGCCCCCTCTGCTCCTGGGACGTCCCTGCCGCCTGGAAGAGCGTCTTCCTGTGGCTCGGCTACTCCAACTCCTTCTTCAACCCGCTCATCTACACGGCCTTCAACAAGAACTACAGCAGCGCCTTCAAGAGCTTCTTCTCCAGGCAGCACTGA